One part of the Polycyclovorans algicola TG408 genome encodes these proteins:
- a CDS encoding DNA-binding protein, whose translation MNTKGVTQKDVQGAIDAIKQQGQTPTNERIRQHLGTGSYSTISRHLKELSGAGSCEAGAVPVVLPPDIRERGIKMITEIFGICDQAANARIELHHADSEARVARKVAALESAESEITRLESERDELIQQVARHRDQELVLVARAARAESLIEERQRQLDKALESLQTAMDATAKASAEAGHLRGQLMQLTDAQTLR comes from the coding sequence ATGAACACGAAAGGCGTCACCCAGAAGGACGTTCAAGGCGCCATCGACGCCATCAAGCAGCAAGGGCAGACGCCCACCAATGAACGGATCAGACAGCATCTCGGAACCGGTAGCTATTCGACGATCAGTCGTCACCTGAAGGAGCTCTCTGGAGCGGGCTCATGCGAGGCCGGAGCGGTGCCCGTGGTCCTGCCTCCTGACATCCGTGAACGGGGCATCAAGATGATCACCGAGATCTTCGGAATCTGCGATCAGGCCGCGAACGCCAGAATCGAACTGCACCATGCGGATTCGGAAGCCCGCGTGGCCCGCAAAGTCGCCGCCCTGGAGTCGGCTGAAAGCGAGATCACCCGCCTTGAATCCGAGCGTGACGAGCTGATACAGCAGGTTGCGCGACATCGCGACCAAGAGCTTGTCCTTGTGGCGCGCGCAGCGCGCGCCGAGTCACTGATCGAGGAGCGTCAACGCCAACTCGACAAGGCGCTCGAATCTTTACAGACGGCCATGGACGCCACGGCAAAGGCCTCCGCCGAGGCTGGGCATCTCCGTGGGCAACTGATGCAGCTGACCGACGCGCAAACGCTGCGCTAA
- a CDS encoding DNA methyltransferase has protein sequence MQVSIPESLVPQVAEMLAAQAVEIAAKRKPRDTALPSDYALPSQGQVRLDGPISALTQLTRLRELKVRAAVVILDPHYRRVGAKGRAEYLAELLPLIGVAGDIADHVIVWGFPMAVARLVDHQPAHLVPEGWITWVYTNSANRARSWRGAQQVALHLRRPDAKLHYESFLSQRHQEMHARGKLPYLMTHRDVIIAEPLLTGFIRRNEQTGFRGGQKPLSVITPLLMMTARPGDLVIDPTAGSGTTGEAAVALGCAAILSDQAPGSLKIARKRLASWLME, from the coding sequence GTGCAGGTAAGCATCCCGGAATCGCTGGTGCCGCAGGTGGCTGAAATGCTCGCGGCGCAGGCGGTGGAAATCGCGGCGAAGCGCAAACCAAGAGACACAGCGCTGCCGTCAGACTACGCGCTGCCCAGCCAAGGGCAGGTCAGGCTCGACGGCCCCATATCTGCGTTGACCCAGCTCACGCGCCTGCGTGAACTGAAGGTCAGGGCGGCGGTGGTGATTCTGGATCCTCACTACCGTCGTGTGGGGGCGAAAGGGCGCGCTGAGTACCTCGCGGAACTGCTCCCCTTGATCGGCGTCGCGGGCGACATCGCCGACCACGTGATCGTTTGGGGATTCCCCATGGCCGTGGCGAGGCTGGTAGACCATCAGCCCGCGCATCTGGTGCCGGAAGGATGGATCACCTGGGTGTACACGAACTCGGCCAACCGGGCACGCAGCTGGCGTGGCGCACAGCAGGTTGCACTTCATCTCCGTCGGCCCGATGCGAAGTTGCATTACGAGTCATTCCTGTCCCAGAGGCATCAGGAAATGCACGCGAGAGGAAAGCTCCCGTACCTGATGACGCACCGTGACGTGATCATCGCCGAGCCGCTGCTAACAGGTTTCATTCGCCGGAATGAACAGACCGGATTTCGTGGGGGGCAGAAGCCACTTTCCGTGATCACGCCGCTGTTGATGATGACGGCGCGGCCGGGTGATCTTGTCATCGACCCCACGGCAGGATCGGGGACGACTGGCGAGGCGGCGGTGGCGCTGGGATGTGCAGCAATCCTGTCGGATCAGGCGCCAGGCTCATTGAAGATCGCGCGCAAGCGGCTGGCCTCCTGGCTGATGGAGTGA
- the ppsA gene encoding phosphoenolpyruvate synthase: MSDQPQVLWYSTLGMHDVEIVGGKNASLGEMISKLAETGVKVPNGYATTAEAYRIFLAHEGLDVKIKGLLDGLDIDDVTRLAEVGKQIRAAVMLAPFPATLEAQIRDAYQVLLDESGAEISVAVRSSATAEDLPDASFAGQQETFLNVEGIDNVLKAIKEVFASLYNDRAIAYRVHHHFAHDVVALSAGIQRMVRSDKGASGVMFTMDTESGFRDAVFITASYGLGEAVVQGAVNPDEFYVYKPALRAGRPAILKRGLGEKAKQMVYTQDRTLGRTVAFENVPSELRQRFSLTDADVESLARQALIIEDHYGRPMDIEWGKDGIDGQLYILQARPETVQSRASANVLRRYKLKGSGTKLTEGRAIGQKIGAGKVRILKGIDQMSKVEKGDVLVTDMTDPDWEPIMKRASAIVTNRGGRTCHAAIIARELGIPAVVGCGNATEVIKDGVDVTVSCAEGDTGVIYAGNIDFAVDEIALDQMPEIPVKIMMNVGTPEQAFDFAALPHHGVGLARLEFIINRQIGIHPQALLELDKQPAELRRIIDPMIAAYDSPRDYFVKRLTEGVATIAAAFAPEPVIVRMSDFKSNEYANLVAGTRYEPHEENPMLGFRGASRYIAESFRPCFDMECEALKFVRDEMGLTNVKIMIPFVRTLGEAKRVSEILKENGLERGKNDLQLIMMCELPSNALLADAFLEYFDGFSIGSNDMTQLTLGLDRDSGLIAHLFDERDPAVKKMLEMAIQACRRQGKYIGICGQGPSDHPELARWLLDQGIESMSLNPDTVVETWLFLAGQTPH, from the coding sequence ATGAGCGACCAACCGCAGGTCCTTTGGTACTCCACGCTCGGCATGCACGATGTCGAGATCGTCGGCGGCAAGAACGCCAGCCTTGGCGAAATGATCTCCAAACTGGCCGAAACCGGCGTCAAGGTGCCCAACGGCTATGCCACCACGGCCGAGGCGTACCGTATTTTTCTGGCGCATGAAGGGCTGGACGTCAAAATCAAAGGGTTGCTCGACGGTCTCGATATCGATGACGTGACGCGTCTTGCCGAGGTCGGCAAGCAGATCCGCGCGGCGGTGATGCTGGCGCCCTTTCCGGCCACGCTGGAGGCGCAGATTCGCGACGCGTACCAGGTGTTGCTCGACGAATCCGGCGCCGAAATCTCGGTGGCGGTGCGTTCATCGGCCACTGCCGAAGATCTGCCGGATGCCAGCTTCGCCGGTCAGCAGGAGACCTTTCTTAATGTCGAGGGCATCGACAACGTTCTGAAGGCCATCAAGGAGGTCTTCGCCAGCCTCTACAACGACCGCGCCATTGCCTACCGCGTGCATCACCACTTCGCGCACGACGTGGTGGCTTTGTCGGCCGGCATCCAGCGCATGGTGCGCTCCGACAAGGGCGCGTCGGGTGTGATGTTCACCATGGACACCGAATCGGGCTTCCGTGACGCGGTGTTCATCACCGCCAGCTACGGACTGGGTGAAGCCGTCGTCCAGGGCGCGGTCAATCCTGACGAGTTCTACGTTTACAAACCGGCGCTAAGGGCCGGTCGCCCGGCCATTCTCAAGCGCGGTTTGGGCGAGAAAGCCAAACAGATGGTCTACACCCAAGACCGCACCCTGGGTCGCACCGTGGCCTTCGAGAATGTGCCCAGCGAGCTTCGCCAACGTTTCTCACTGACCGATGCCGACGTCGAATCGTTGGCCCGCCAGGCGCTCATCATCGAAGACCATTACGGCCGACCGATGGACATCGAATGGGGCAAGGACGGCATCGACGGGCAGCTTTATATTCTTCAGGCACGACCCGAAACCGTGCAAAGCCGCGCCAGCGCCAACGTGTTGCGCCGCTACAAGCTCAAAGGCTCGGGCACCAAACTTACCGAAGGACGCGCCATCGGCCAGAAGATCGGGGCCGGAAAGGTGCGCATCCTCAAGGGGATCGACCAGATGTCCAAGGTCGAAAAGGGTGACGTGCTGGTCACTGACATGACCGACCCCGACTGGGAACCGATCATGAAGCGCGCCAGCGCCATCGTCACCAACCGCGGCGGTCGCACCTGCCATGCGGCGATCATTGCCCGCGAGTTAGGAATTCCCGCCGTGGTCGGCTGCGGCAACGCCACCGAGGTGATCAAGGACGGCGTCGACGTGACCGTCTCCTGCGCCGAGGGTGACACCGGCGTCATCTATGCCGGCAACATCGATTTTGCGGTGGACGAGATCGCGCTCGACCAGATGCCGGAGATCCCCGTCAAGATCATGATGAACGTCGGCACGCCCGAGCAGGCCTTCGACTTTGCCGCCCTGCCGCACCACGGCGTGGGCTTGGCGCGACTGGAATTCATCATCAATCGCCAGATCGGCATCCACCCCCAAGCCTTGCTGGAGCTCGACAAACAGCCCGCCGAACTACGCCGCATCATCGACCCGATGATCGCCGCCTACGACAGCCCGCGCGACTATTTCGTCAAGCGCCTGACCGAGGGCGTGGCGACAATTGCCGCAGCCTTTGCCCCAGAGCCGGTGATCGTGCGCATGAGCGATTTCAAATCCAACGAATACGCCAACCTCGTCGCCGGTACGCGCTACGAGCCGCACGAAGAAAATCCGATGCTCGGCTTCCGCGGGGCATCGCGCTACATCGCCGAATCTTTCCGTCCCTGTTTCGACATGGAGTGCGAAGCACTCAAGTTCGTCCGCGACGAAATGGGTCTGACCAACGTCAAAATCATGATCCCGTTTGTCCGCACATTGGGCGAAGCCAAACGCGTCAGCGAAATTCTCAAGGAGAACGGGCTCGAACGCGGCAAGAACGACCTGCAGCTGATCATGATGTGCGAGTTGCCGTCCAACGCCCTGCTCGCCGATGCGTTTCTCGAATACTTCGATGGCTTCTCAATCGGCTCCAACGACATGACCCAGCTCACGCTGGGGCTCGACCGCGACTCGGGACTGATCGCCCACCTTTTCGACGAGCGTGACCCTGCCGTGAAGAAGATGCTCGAGATGGCGATTCAGGCCTGCCGCCGGCAAGGCAAGTACATCGGCATCTGCGGTCAGGGTCCGTCCGACCACCCCGAACTCGCCAGATGGCTGCTCGACCAGGGCATCGAATCGATGTCGCTCAATCCCGACACCGTGGTCGAGACCTGGTTGTTCCTCGCGGGACAGACCCCTCACTGA
- the ppsR gene encoding posphoenolpyruvate synthetase regulatory kinase/phosphorylase PpsR has product MSTPRSVFFLSDGTGITAETLGNTLLTQFEGEVFHKTTLPFITTVERARSTVEYINHVAERGGSRPILISTTVNDAVRDVLRDANALFLDFFDQFIPGLEAELGRDSSHAQGRAHGLTDNKRYNARIAAMNYAMEHDDGQSVRDLAKAELILIAPSRCGKTPTSLYMALQYGVFATNYPLIAEDLEAGRMPDVLRENPTKLFGLTSDPERLSQVRSERRPGSQYASLAQCAFELRQAEALYRKHQVPFLNSANMSIEEMTTLIMQEKALRKTLF; this is encoded by the coding sequence ATGAGCACGCCGCGATCCGTTTTCTTCCTGTCCGACGGGACCGGCATCACTGCCGAGACACTGGGCAACACGCTGCTGACGCAGTTCGAAGGCGAGGTGTTTCACAAGACCACGCTGCCGTTCATCACCACGGTTGAGCGCGCCCGGTCAACGGTGGAGTACATCAACCACGTTGCCGAACGCGGTGGTTCGCGGCCGATCCTGATCAGCACCACGGTCAACGACGCGGTGCGCGACGTGCTGCGCGATGCCAACGCCCTGTTTCTCGACTTCTTCGACCAGTTCATTCCGGGTCTGGAGGCGGAGCTGGGCCGCGACTCCTCCCACGCACAGGGCCGTGCGCACGGGCTGACCGACAACAAGCGCTACAACGCGCGCATCGCGGCGATGAACTACGCCATGGAGCACGACGACGGCCAGTCGGTGCGCGATCTGGCCAAGGCCGAGCTGATCCTGATTGCGCCCTCGCGTTGCGGCAAGACGCCCACAAGCCTGTACATGGCGCTGCAGTACGGCGTGTTCGCCACCAACTATCCGTTGATTGCCGAAGACCTCGAAGCCGGCCGCATGCCTGATGTGCTCAGGGAGAACCCCACAAAGTTGTTCGGCTTGACCTCCGACCCCGAGCGGCTGTCGCAAGTCCGCTCGGAGCGTCGACCCGGTTCGCAATACGCGTCGCTGGCGCAGTGCGCCTTCGAGCTGCGCCAGGCCGAAGCGTTGTATCGCAAGCATCAGGTGCCGTTTCTCAACTCGGCCAATATGTCGATTGAAGAAATGACCACGCTGATCATGCAAGAAAAAGCGCTGCGCAAGACGCTGTTTTGA
- a CDS encoding alpha/beta fold hydrolase has product MRLIIVLGVLLVALTGWIVWNNPERIDLDSAARADVDMQFIGLSQGTTGYTLGGDDDAPWVVLIHGYSVPSAQWADTAKALQDAGYRTLHYDLYGRGWSDRPGGDYDLDRYAQQLTELLDVLGAPEQVRLVGLSMGGLIAAHYAVTRPEKVAELALIAPFNAVPDIPDILTWPLIGKVVAHALYFPRQIEMQKDAFADPAMAEQYLPLFTEQLPYRGFRRAIYSTLQTVILKDPLPTYLELGTQGRDIHLIWGSEDRVVPIDQATRLLRALRPDANLVTIDGAGHAPHLEAPEATQAALIDALGAAQPEPVAPEDVPS; this is encoded by the coding sequence ATGCGCTTGATCATCGTGCTCGGAGTGCTGCTGGTCGCCCTGACCGGCTGGATCGTCTGGAACAACCCGGAGCGAATCGACCTCGACTCGGCCGCCCGCGCCGACGTCGACATGCAGTTCATCGGCCTCTCGCAGGGCACCACCGGCTACACGCTCGGCGGTGATGACGATGCGCCCTGGGTGGTGCTGATTCACGGCTACTCGGTGCCCAGCGCCCAGTGGGCCGACACCGCCAAGGCGCTGCAGGATGCCGGCTACAGGACCCTGCATTACGACCTTTATGGCCGCGGTTGGTCGGATCGCCCCGGCGGCGATTACGACCTGGATCGCTACGCGCAGCAGCTCACCGAATTGCTCGACGTGCTCGGTGCGCCTGAGCAGGTGCGGCTGGTCGGCCTGTCGATGGGTGGCCTGATTGCCGCGCATTACGCCGTCACGCGCCCCGAAAAGGTCGCCGAACTGGCGCTGATCGCGCCCTTCAATGCCGTGCCGGACATACCCGACATCCTCACCTGGCCGCTGATCGGCAAGGTGGTTGCCCATGCCCTGTACTTCCCGCGGCAAATCGAGATGCAGAAGGACGCCTTCGCCGACCCGGCAATGGCCGAGCAGTACCTGCCGCTGTTCACCGAGCAGTTGCCGTACCGCGGCTTCAGGCGGGCCATTTACTCGACCCTGCAAACGGTCATCCTCAAAGACCCGCTGCCCACGTATCTTGAGCTAGGCACGCAGGGGCGCGACATTCACCTGATCTGGGGCAGCGAAGACCGTGTCGTGCCCATTGACCAAGCCACCCGCCTGCTGCGCGCCCTGCGGCCCGACGCCAACCTGGTGACCATTGACGGTGCCGGCCATGCGCCGCATCTCGAAGCTCCAGAGGCGACGCAGGCGGCGCTTATCGATGCGCTCGGGGCAGCCCAACCCGAACCAGTGGCGCCGGAAGACGTTCCGAGCTGA
- a CDS encoding alpha-D-glucose phosphate-specific phosphoglucomutase, giving the protein MTTQEIPVTAFSDQRPGTAGLRKKVALMQQPHYLANFVQSIFDCAPELRGNTLIIGGDGRYWNRDAITTCVQMAAANGISRVLIGQGGLLSTPAASNLIRQRGAAGGLVLTASHNPAGPDGDFGIKYNIAGGGQAPEALTERIFETSKALTRYRIDPDVQVDLDRVGTSQQGTLAIEVIDSVDDYAAQMATLFDFERIRAWLRQGHRVRFDALHAVTGPYARRILVEQLGAAESDIVNAEPLEDFGGGHPDPNLIYAADLVAAMNGPDAADLGAASDGDGDRNMILGPGVFVSPGDSLAMLADNLHLCPGYADGVVGIARSMPTCRAADHVARRRGIAIHETPTGWKFFCNLLDAGHITVCGEESFGTGSTHVREKDGLWAVLAWANILAASGRSLPEIATAHWQRCGRHYFQRHDYEGLPAETADGIVEDLRARLPTLVGQTLGGLGVTAADDFAYTDPIDGSRATGQGLRVVMGDAARIVLRKSGTGTDGATLRLYLEHWRQDALDLDPAAALAPLAAVADTLIDLRQRTGRAKPDVVT; this is encoded by the coding sequence ATGACAACCCAAGAAATTCCCGTAACCGCATTTTCCGATCAACGCCCGGGGACTGCGGGCTTGCGGAAGAAAGTGGCTCTAATGCAACAACCGCATTACCTGGCCAATTTCGTCCAGTCAATCTTCGACTGCGCCCCTGAATTGCGCGGCAACACCTTGATTATCGGTGGCGACGGTCGCTACTGGAACCGCGACGCCATCACCACATGTGTTCAGATGGCGGCGGCCAATGGAATTTCAAGGGTGCTCATCGGCCAAGGCGGACTTTTATCCACCCCGGCGGCCTCGAATCTGATCCGTCAGCGCGGCGCAGCGGGCGGTCTGGTGCTGACCGCCAGCCACAATCCGGCCGGTCCGGACGGTGATTTCGGCATCAAGTACAACATTGCCGGAGGCGGCCAGGCGCCTGAAGCGCTCACCGAGCGCATTTTTGAAACCAGCAAAGCGCTGACGCGCTACCGAATCGACCCGGACGTGCAGGTCGACCTCGACCGCGTTGGCACATCGCAGCAGGGCACGCTCGCGATCGAGGTCATCGACAGCGTCGACGACTACGCCGCACAAATGGCGACCCTGTTCGACTTTGAGCGCATCCGCGCCTGGCTCAGGCAAGGTCACCGCGTTCGCTTCGATGCGCTGCACGCTGTCACCGGCCCCTACGCGCGGCGCATTCTTGTCGAACAGTTGGGCGCCGCCGAGAGCGACATCGTCAACGCCGAACCGCTGGAAGACTTTGGCGGCGGGCATCCCGACCCCAACCTGATCTATGCCGCCGACCTGGTCGCCGCCATGAATGGCCCAGACGCCGCAGATCTGGGTGCCGCCAGCGATGGCGACGGCGACCGCAACATGATTCTCGGCCCCGGCGTGTTCGTCTCGCCCGGAGACTCCTTGGCAATGCTGGCGGACAACCTCCACCTATGCCCGGGTTATGCCGATGGCGTGGTCGGCATCGCCCGCTCAATGCCCACCTGCCGGGCGGCTGATCACGTCGCGCGGCGGCGCGGCATTGCGATTCACGAGACGCCCACCGGCTGGAAATTCTTCTGCAACCTGCTCGACGCGGGGCACATTACCGTCTGCGGTGAAGAAAGCTTCGGCACCGGCTCGACCCATGTTCGCGAGAAGGACGGGCTTTGGGCCGTGCTGGCCTGGGCCAACATCCTCGCCGCCAGCGGCCGTTCGCTGCCCGAAATCGCCACGGCACACTGGCAGCGCTGCGGTCGACATTACTTTCAGCGTCACGACTATGAGGGTCTGCCAGCCGAGACTGCTGACGGCATCGTCGAAGACCTACGGGCGCGCCTGCCGACACTGGTCGGACAAACGCTGGGCGGCCTGGGCGTCACCGCTGCCGATGATTTCGCCTACACAGACCCCATTGACGGCAGCCGCGCCACTGGCCAGGGCCTGCGGGTGGTGATGGGCGATGCAGCCCGAATCGTGCTGCGAAAGTCCGGAACCGGCACCGACGGTGCCACCCTGCGGCTGTACCTTGAACATTGGCGTCAGGATGCGCTGGACCTTGATCCGGCGGCGGCACTGGCGCCGCTAGCGGCAGTGGCGGACACTCTGATCGACCTGCGCCAACGCACTGGCCGGGCGAAGCCTGACGTGGTGACCTGA
- a CDS encoding DUF1249 domain-containing protein produces the protein MLIDLYERNFKLLQRLIPALDLPPQKAISHTLADPPLHLQVTERDRYTLTCKLTYEFVDDKGVRNQPDLWVRIYRDACVAEALNQPNRPPWQAENDGDPWAERFLDEQWRRNLTLGKWLEYLIDNGHGFGRNEATVSAAA, from the coding sequence GTGTTGATCGACCTGTATGAGCGCAACTTTAAGTTGTTGCAGCGGCTGATTCCTGCGCTGGACCTGCCGCCGCAAAAAGCCATTTCTCACACATTGGCCGATCCGCCCTTGCATTTGCAGGTCACCGAGCGCGACCGCTACACCCTGACCTGCAAGCTCACCTACGAGTTTGTCGACGACAAGGGCGTTCGCAACCAGCCTGACCTTTGGGTGCGCATTTATCGCGATGCCTGCGTTGCGGAGGCCCTCAATCAGCCCAACCGGCCGCCCTGGCAGGCCGAAAATGACGGTGATCCGTGGGCAGAGCGCTTCCTTGACGAGCAGTGGCGGCGCAACCTCACGCTTGGCAAGTGGCTGGAATATCTGATCGACAACGGGCACGGATTCGGCCGCAACGAAGCCACCGTCTCCGCTGCAGCCTGA
- a CDS encoding gamma carbonic anhydrase family protein — MLYALDGVSPQLGSGAWVAPSADVIGQVELGAYASVWFNCVLRGDTERLVIGEGSNIQDSSVLHTDAGIELRVGKDCTIGHQVMLHGCTIGDNTLVGIQSVILNRAVIGANSLVAAGALVPEGKVYPDGVMLMGAPARVVRELSPAEIKIIAASAQHYRQNARRFEQGLKPLG; from the coding sequence GTGCTGTACGCGCTTGATGGGGTTTCGCCGCAGCTCGGCAGTGGCGCCTGGGTTGCGCCTTCTGCAGACGTCATCGGCCAGGTGGAGCTCGGGGCGTACGCGAGCGTCTGGTTCAACTGCGTGCTGCGCGGTGATACCGAGCGCCTGGTGATTGGCGAGGGTTCCAACATTCAGGATTCGTCGGTGCTGCACACCGACGCGGGTATTGAATTGCGGGTCGGTAAGGACTGCACGATTGGGCATCAGGTGATGCTCCATGGCTGCACCATCGGCGACAACACCTTGGTGGGCATACAGAGCGTCATCCTCAACCGAGCGGTGATTGGGGCCAATTCACTGGTGGCGGCGGGCGCGCTGGTGCCCGAGGGCAAGGTCTACCCCGACGGCGTGATGTTGATGGGCGCGCCGGCCAGAGTTGTGCGCGAACTCAGCCCTGCCGAGATCAAGATCATCGCCGCTTCTGCGCAGCACTACCGCCAGAATGCGCGGCGCTTTGAACAGGGCCTAAAGCCGCTCGGCTAG
- a CDS encoding SixA phosphatase family protein produces the protein MKRLTLIRHAKSNWNDPDLTDFERPLNGRGRRDAPVMALRLADAVGAPDLWVSSPALRAITTARLFAEALSMPDTDVLLSPDIYDADLARLRSVLQALNESARHVWVFGHNPGLSDLAHWLHSAAPGHLPTCAAVAFDLPPDPWSTLRPGSGRVLAHLYPKQTAG, from the coding sequence ATGAAGCGACTGACGCTGATCCGCCACGCCAAATCCAATTGGAATGACCCTGACCTCACCGACTTTGAGCGGCCCCTCAATGGCCGCGGTCGCCGCGATGCGCCAGTCATGGCGTTGCGTCTGGCCGACGCAGTGGGCGCGCCGGACCTCTGGGTCAGCAGCCCGGCATTGCGGGCCATCACCACCGCCAGGCTGTTCGCCGAAGCCTTGTCGATGCCCGATACCGACGTTCTGCTGAGCCCCGACATCTACGATGCCGACTTGGCGCGATTGCGTTCGGTGCTGCAGGCGTTAAACGAGTCGGCACGCCATGTCTGGGTGTTCGGTCACAACCCGGGGCTCAGTGATCTGGCCCACTGGCTTCACAGCGCTGCGCCAGGTCACTTGCCGACCTGCGCGGCCGTGGCTTTCGACCTGCCGCCCGACCCGTGGTCAACGCTGCGGCCCGGCAGCGGACGGGTGCTGGCGCACCTCTATCCCAAGCAGACGGCGGGCTAA
- a CDS encoding class I SAM-dependent methyltransferase encodes MAPESTTPVVVDDRGFSLRRDGQGRLGLHAGHHPRIGDVIADWLGPEQRRRLSGGKKQLLARAVGIGKRMPLSVLDATGGLGRDAHVMAHLGATVTVCERQPLIVALLEDAWSRLELVDEACARRLRLQPDDAQAVLQGDQDWDVVYLDPMYPGRDKSALPGKEMQFFRELTGGDPDADTLLTLARARARWRVAVKRPLSAPPLADQPPDQSLRGTQARFDLYLTK; translated from the coding sequence GTGGCACCCGAGTCAACCACCCCGGTCGTCGTCGATGACCGGGGTTTTTCTTTGCGCCGCGACGGCCAGGGTCGCCTCGGCTTGCACGCCGGGCATCATCCGCGCATCGGCGACGTCATTGCCGACTGGCTGGGTCCGGAGCAACGCCGCCGCCTGAGCGGCGGCAAGAAGCAACTGCTGGCAAGGGCCGTCGGCATCGGCAAACGCATGCCGCTGAGCGTGCTGGACGCCACCGGAGGGCTGGGTCGCGATGCCCACGTCATGGCTCACCTCGGCGCCACCGTGACGGTGTGTGAGCGTCAGCCGCTGATCGTCGCCCTGCTCGAAGACGCGTGGTCAAGGCTGGAACTGGTTGACGAGGCATGTGCCCGCCGCCTGAGGCTGCAGCCGGACGACGCTCAAGCGGTACTGCAGGGCGATCAAGATTGGGACGTCGTCTATCTGGACCCGATGTATCCGGGCCGCGACAAGTCGGCCCTGCCGGGCAAAGAGATGCAGTTTTTCCGTGAATTGACGGGTGGCGACCCCGATGCCGACACCCTACTGACACTCGCCCGTGCGCGGGCGCGCTGGCGGGTCGCGGTCAAGCGACCGCTGTCGGCGCCGCCACTGGCCGACCAGCCACCCGACCAGAGCCTGCGCGGCACGCAGGCGCGCTTTGATCTATACCTGACGAAATGA
- a CDS encoding SCP2 sterol-binding domain-containing protein — protein MSATDLIKKLPAALNPDAAAGTDATIQFNISTPMNVVIKDGACTANDGAAASPDVSLTMEDDDLVALLKGELNGMTAFMTGKLQLEGDLMLAQRIGSLFDTSKLG, from the coding sequence ATGTCTGCTACCGATCTGATCAAAAAGCTGCCCGCCGCGCTCAACCCTGATGCGGCCGCCGGCACCGATGCCACCATCCAGTTCAACATTTCGACGCCGATGAATGTCGTGATCAAGGACGGGGCCTGCACCGCCAACGACGGCGCGGCCGCCAGCCCCGATGTGTCCCTGACAATGGAAGACGACGATCTGGTCGCGCTACTGAAAGGCGAGCTCAACGGCATGACCGCGTTCATGACCGGCAAGTTGCAGCTCGAGGGCGACCTGATGCTCGCCCAGCGGATCGGCAGCCTGTTCGATACCAGCAAGCTCGGCTGA
- a CDS encoding CoA pyrophosphatase, with amino-acid sequence MPGSFHSSPAAEAPYETERALSPLSRKVASALSATSDAGPRSLSLLEIPEALRDWAKRELSRPLTDAAVLITLLERPEGPSILLTRRAEHLRAHAAQVSFPGGRCDAADGNCRITALREAEEEVGLDPAQVRVIGFLYDYPTLTGFRITPVVGHVADPPATWRPAPDEVAEVFELPLETALDPGAYRRKTLARGGIELPFFELEHLGHRIWGATAGLLHMLAMKVQHHGH; translated from the coding sequence ATGCCAGGATCGTTCCATTCGTCGCCTGCTGCTGAAGCCCCCTACGAAACCGAGCGCGCATTGTCGCCGCTCAGTCGCAAGGTCGCTAGCGCACTGTCCGCGACCAGCGATGCCGGTCCGCGATCGCTCAGCCTGCTCGAGATCCCGGAGGCCCTGCGCGACTGGGCCAAACGTGAACTGAGCCGTCCGCTGACGGATGCCGCCGTGCTCATCACACTTCTGGAGCGCCCCGAGGGGCCCAGCATCTTGCTGACCCGCCGCGCCGAGCACCTGCGCGCGCATGCGGCGCAGGTGAGTTTTCCCGGCGGGCGCTGTGACGCTGCAGACGGGAACTGCCGCATCACCGCCCTGCGTGAAGCCGAGGAAGAAGTCGGACTGGACCCTGCGCAGGTTCGGGTCATCGGCTTTCTCTACGACTACCCGACGCTGACCGGATTTCGCATCACGCCCGTGGTGGGGCATGTTGCCGATCCCCCCGCCACCTGGCGGCCGGCGCCTGACGAAGTCGCCGAGGTTTTCGAACTTCCGCTGGAAACGGCCCTGGACCCCGGCGCCTACCGGCGCAAGACGCTCGCCCGCGGCGGGATCGAGTTGCCGTTCTTCGAGCTTGAGCATCTCGGGCACCGCATTTGGGGCGCCACTGCCGGGTTACTGCACATGCTGGCAATGAAGGTTCAGCACCATGGCCACTGA